From the Candidatus Binatia bacterium genome, the window CGAACGCCGCGTCGTCGACGCCGCTCGCCAGGTCGACACCATGGATCTCCGCACCGAACCCCGCCGTCAGGGGGCGAATCTCGACTTCGTTTCCGTTGCCCATGCCTCCACCCCTATCAAACCCGCAAGTCCCCCGCCGCGGGACGGAATCGTGGCAGGACTGCGTCGAATCCATGGCTCGGATCTTTCTCATCACGCATCCCGACGTCGTCGTCGATGCCGAGATTCCGGTCCCGCGCTAGCCTCTCTCGCCGCGCGGCCTCGCGCGAATGCGAGCAGGCCTCCGGCAGTCCTGGCTCGCCGGGGTTCGGGCTGTGTTCTGCAGCACGGAGCAGGTGGCGATCGACGGCGCGGAGATCCCCGGAGCCACCCTCGGGCTGAGGCCGACGCGGCGCGCCGATCTCGGAGTCGGAGTCGGGTACTACACGGCGGGTCTCGCCGAAGCGGACGGGCGGGACCGGGGGAGTCCGTGAGATCCGCCGGGACCCTCACCAACGGGACGACCGATGTTGGCTACACGGCGAGCGCTTTTGCCTGAGGCTGGCATCCGGCTCCGCCGCATGGTCAGGTTGAGCCGGTGACGACGTCTTCCGCTCTTCCCTCTGCTCTGAACGCGATCGATTCGTTGTTGGGGCAACGACAACAGATCGCGGTCTTTCTGGACTACGACGGAACCCTCACGCCGATCGTCTCGCGTCCCGAAGACGCGGTGCTGTCGGACGGGATGCGCGAGACCGTGCTGTCGGTCGCCGCACGGTATCCGGTCGTGATCGTGAGCGGCCGGGGGCGCCGAAACGTCGAGGCACTCGTCGGGATCGATGGGCTCGGATACGTCGGGAGCCACGGGTTCGACATCCTCGGACCGAGCGGGTCGAGCGTCGCTCGCGAGATCGCCGCCAACGCGCTGCCCCTCCTCGACACCGCAGAGGTGGAGCTTCGTCAGGCGCTCGAGGGCATCCCGGGAGCGCTCGTGGAACGCAAGCGCTTCGGGATCGCGGTGCACTTCCGCCTCGTCGCCGATGCGGCCTTCGGGCAGATTGAGCAAGCCGTGCAAAACGTTCTCTCCACTCGGGACGGCCTGCGGCGCGCCGAGGGCAAGAAGGTGATCGAGCTTCGGCCCGACGTCGACTGGGACAAGGGGTGTGCGGTGCTGTGGCTACTCGAAGAGCTCGGCCTCGACGACGCACACGCGATCCACATCGGCGACGATCTCACGGACGAGACGGTCTTCGCCGCCGTCGCGGACCGGGGCACGGGGATCTTCGTCGGCAACGACGATCGGCCGACGGCCGCGACATTCCGGCTCGACGATACGAAGCAGGTCGGAGAGTTCCTCGACCGGCTTACGGTCGCCTGAGGCGCCGTGGCCGGCGACGCAGCCCCGGCGTGGTACTTCCCTGTGCGCGAGGCCACCTACCAGATGGAAGCGGGCCTTCAGCGCTTCGGGATCGACTTCGGAAACGGAGAGGTCGATCAGCAGTTCTTCCAGATCGATCGCGAGGCGGCGCGATACGAAGCGGCGAAGGCGGCCGTTCCAAAGGCGCGAGCCGGTGTCCTCGATCGCGGCGACGACGAACAGTCCGCGCACCGGACCGTTCTCCACTGGATGAGAGAGCGGCTTGCGGCCGAGCACCCCG encodes:
- the otsB gene encoding trehalose-phosphatase, with protein sequence MTTSSALPSALNAIDSLLGQRQQIAVFLDYDGTLTPIVSRPEDAVLSDGMRETVLSVAARYPVVIVSGRGRRNVEALVGIDGLGYVGSHGFDILGPSGSSVAREIAANALPLLDTAEVELRQALEGIPGALVERKRFGIAVHFRLVADAAFGQIEQAVQNVLSTRDGLRRAEGKKVIELRPDVDWDKGCAVLWLLEELGLDDAHAIHIGDDLTDETVFAAVADRGTGIFVGNDDRPTAATFRLDDTKQVGEFLDRLTVA